The window AAACCCCCAGTCCTCCTGGAGGTGAGGTGCACTTCGAGAAAGGCTTGCTGCTCGAAACGGCCCTCGGCCTCATCCAGAAAGCCATGCCAAGGCCTACCGTGCAGGACTACGAACGCTGGGTCCTGGCCGGGTGCGAACACCTGCGGGACCAGGGCTGCACCCACGCCACCGATCCAGCAGTTGACCCCCCACTCCTGCAGGCTTACATCAACCTGGCAGAGCGGGGTGAGCTGCCCATCCGGGTGAATGTCCTGTACATTCGCAGGCCTGATGGAGGCAAGGAAACCTACCCCCTGCCTGAGCCACATGAGCACCCTTACCTGCGTGTGAAGTCCGTCAAGTTCTTTGCAGACGGCGGTCTTTCTGGAGCCACGGCAGCGCTCAGCGTTCCCTACCAGAACACCCCTGAGCCATCCCAGGGGGTCTTGCGTTTTGACACCGATGAACTTTATGAGCTCATGCTCGAAGCCCATCTGGCAGGGTTTCAGATTGGCACGCACGCCATTGGAGACCGGACCCTTACACAGGTCCTTGGCATCTACCAGAGGCTGTACACAGAGCATCCCAGCAATGTGCGCCACCGCATCGAGCATTTCGGTCTTCCTGACCCACAACACCTGAATCTCGCCCATGAACTGGGGATCATTGTGGTGCCCCAGGCGATCTTCCTCAGGGAATTGCGGGTCAACTTTGAGCGTTACCTCCCTGAAAGTTTCAAAGCCAGATGTTATAACCTCAGGCAGATGCTGGATGCCGGACTCACTGTGGCCCTGTCGAGTGACGGTCCGGTGGTGAAAGAACTCCGGGTGCTAGAAGGCATCCAGGCCGCCATACATGAAGGCATAAGGCCAGAGAACAACCTCACCCTTGAAGAAGCTGTGGAAGCCTACACCCTTGGAGGGGCGAAAGCCCAGCAGCAAGAACACCTGTACGGAGACCTCACTCCAGGCAAGAAGGCAGATTTTGTGCTGCTCAGCCACTCCCCTGATGATCCGCAGGCCCGCATTCTCAGAACCATCCTTGCAGAGGAGCACCCATCATGACCACCCAGGTACTGGATTACCCCACCCAGGCTTACATCAACGGACAGTGGACCTCCACTGGACGCACCTTCACCATCACCAACCCGGCCACTGCAGAAAAACTCTTTGAAGTGACCGACTGTGGTGCACCCCAGGCAGAGGCTGCACTCCAAGCCGCTCTGGAAGCACAGAAGACCTGGAGGAAAGTGAACCCCTTCGAACGAGGACGCATCATTGCAAAGTGGGCCGCCCTGATGCACGAGAACAGTGAAAAACTCGCTCGCATCATGACCCTGGAGATGGGCAAACCCATCATCGAAACCAGAGGTGAGGTCAAGTACGCTGCCAGTTTTGCGGAGTGGTACGCCGAAGAAGGCAAGCGTTACGCAGGGGAGATGCTGCACATGCCTTTCGACCACAAGCGGGCCATGGTGCGCTATGACCCGGTGGGCGTGTGCTATGCCGTCACCCCCTGGAATTTCCCTGCTGGCATGGTCACCCGAAAAGTGGCACCAGCCCTGGCCGCAGGTTGCGTGATGGTCCTCAAACCCGCAGAACAGAGCCCGGTCACAGCCCTTTATCTGGCTGAACTCTGGGAGCAGGCCGGAGGTCCAGAAGGCACCTTCCAGGTTCTGCCCTCACTGGACCCAGTGCCGGTCAGCAAACCTTTCATCGACAGTGCAGACTGCCGCAAGATCACCTTCACCGGAAGCACCGAGGTCGGGCGTATCCTCTTCACCCAGGCTGCGCAGACCCTCAAACGCATCTCCTTTGAGCTTGGGGGACACGCGCCTTTCATCATCTTCCCCGATGCAGACCTCGATCTGGCCGTCAAGGAAGTGATGCTGGCAAAATACCGCAATGCGGGGCAGACCTGCGTGTGCGTGAACCGCCTGTACGTGCACGAGGACATTGCAGAGGCCTTCACAGCAAAACTGGTGGAGAAAGTGAAAACCCTCAAGGTGGGCAACCCCATCGAGCAGACCACCAGCATCGGGCCACTGGTGGAAGAACAGGGCCTCAGAAAAGTGGAGCGCCACGTTCAGGATGCTGTAGAAAAAGGCGCGACGCTGGACTTTGGAGGGGAAAGTCTGGGTGGACTGTTCTACTCCCCCACCGTGCTCTCCAACGTCACCTCAGACATGCTGATCATGAACGAAGAGACTTTTGGACCCGTGGCCGCCATCACCACCTTCAAAACCACCGAGGAGGCCATCGAACTTGCCAACAACACCCCCTTTGGTCTTGCCGCCTACCTGTGGACCAAAGACATTGCCACAGGCTTCAAGGTCTCAGAAGCCCTGGAATACGGCATTGTTGGCGTGAACGATGGTGTCCCGAGCGCTGCAAGCCCTCACGTTCCCTTCGGAGGCATGAAGTTCTCGGGGGTCGGACGTGAAGGGGGGCACTGGGGCCTGATGGAGTACCTGGAGCCCAAACTGGTCAGTTACGGCCTCTATGACTGATTGACCTGCCACACAAAACCAAAAAGGCGTTCCCCCCGACCAGGGAACGCCTTCCATTTGCTGTTGAGGTGTGCTCTCTATTCTCAGTAGTAGTGGTACCAGCCAGCGGCACGCACGGCTGCATGGTACGCCTCGGCGCTCTTGTTGCAGGCGTAACGCAGGGGGTTGTACCAGGCGTAGTTGCTGGAGCAGATGGAGAGCATGTTGCTGTAGAACTTCGAGTCGATTTTCAGGCGGTTCCACTCATTGGCCATGCCGAACTTCCGGTAATTGCGGTAACCAAAGTCATGCTGGTTGCAGGCATTGCGGAAGCGGCTGTTGGCATCTCCGAAAATGGTGGAGACCCAGCCAGGCGCAGAGCATCCATCCCGGCCCCAGTTGAATTGGGGGTAAGATCCACGTCTGCTGTAGTAGGAGTTGTAGTTGGACATGCTGCCCAGGGCAATGGAGACCATCAGGGCATTCTGGGGTTCAATGGCAATCTGTCCATCTGCCTCTGCGGACTGTTTGAGGGCTTCACGGAAGCTCTGGGCCACCTCGGGCTGGTTGGCCTCCAGTTCCTGCAACAGGGCCTGGTCTTCTGCGCTGATGCCGCTCTGGATGTCGGCGCCAGGCACCTGGGTGCTGGAACAGGCCGCGAGGGTCAGGGTGAGCAGGGCTGCGGGAAGAATCATTTTCAGGTTCATGTGCGCCTCCTAATGCAGTGGTGTGGAATCTGGGGAAGAGAAAGACGGTGACTGTGCCCCTTTGCCTTTCACTGGGATCATGATAGCCAGGGGCTGTAGAATGGGCGTAAATCGAAAAATGGTGTCTGGAAAGGCGGGAATACGCATTTCTTGGCTGGGCTTCAGGTGTGCAGGGGAATTCCCTTAATCCAGAGGCTGCTGCCTTTTTTGTTAAACTGGGTCAAGAAGCAGTGCAAGTTCGCTGATCACTGGTGCTGAGAGCATCAGCAGTTGTCTTTTGCCGTTTCACAACAGCAGAAACAGCGATGACCTGCCTTCTGGACGATGTATGACATGAAAAGATCCCGCAAGCCTGACATGCAGATCTGCTGCCTGGGGCTCCCGGTCCTGATCCAGGGGTCCAGAAGCCATCCGTTGCCCAATGAACGCTCCCTGTGGTTTCTGACCTACCTGGCCGCACAGGAGGGCTGGGTGATGCGAGAAGAACTGGCCCGTGTGTTGTGGCCCGATGCAGAATCCAGTGTGGGACGGACCCGGCTCAGGCAATTGATTTTGCGCATCAAGGACCAGGATCTCGCTCCGCAACTGGAAATCGAGCCACACCGTCTGCGCTGGAATTCGGGCTGTGATCTTCATGTTTTCCGGGAGGCTTACCAGCGGGAAGACTGGGAGATGGTGAACCAGATTTACCGGGGGGCTCTGCTCATGGGGTGCTCCACAGAGGCATCCGATGAATTCACGGCCTGGCTGGATCTGGAGCGTTTCAAATTGCAGACCCAGTGGAGGCAGGCGGCCCACCAGCACGCCCTTGTGCTGCAGAAGCAGGGCCAGGTGCAACAGGCACAGGTCGTGCTGGAACGCATTCTGGATTCAGATCCTCTTGCAGAGGATGTGCTCTGTGATTACCTGCGCATGGCCACCCACAATGGTCATGCAGATGCTGCCACATCCCGTTACCGGCATTTTGTGCGGGAACTTCAGGAGCAGCTGCAGATGAAACCCAGACAGGAAACCCAGGATCTTTTTGCCCTGCTCAGGCAGGAATTGCCCCAGGAGGGAACAGAAAAACCTGCTTTAGAGCGTTCTGCTCCCATGCAAATGACCTCCTCGCTGATGGGCAGAACGCAAGAATTGCAGGAGATCCTGACCCAGCTTTCCCAGGCACAGGTGCGTCTGGTGTCCCTGACCGGAGTGGGAGGGGCAGGGAAGACCCGCCTGGCCCTGGAAGTGGCCCGACAGTTCCCGATGCCCTCGCTTTTTGTCAGTCTGGTGGGACATCCAACGGAAGAGTCCATTCTGCCCCGTCTGGCACAGGAACTCGGAGTGACCCTCACCTCCCTCCAGCAGGGATCGGAGCAGGTTCAGAGGGCACTTTCAGGCAAACAACTGCTGGTGATTCTCGACAACGCTGAGCAGGTTCTGGAGCACACCCGAGAAGGGGTGAATGTGCTGCTGCAGTGCCCAGATGTGAAGGTGCTGGTGACCTCCAGAATTTGCCTGGGTCTGCCAGGAGAGCATGTGCATGCCCTTGGGGGTCTCGATGCAGGTGAACTTGAAGCGGAGGTGTCTCCTGCCCTGCAGCTCCTGATGGAAGCCGCCAACAAGGTGATGCCCCAGAACCAGTGGACTGAAGAAGAACGGGACGCTGCACGTCAGATCTGTAATCGGGTGCAGGGGCTCCCTCTGGGTCTGGAACTCGCCGGGGCCTGGAGACGGCTGCTGGGCTGGACGGAAATTCGGGATGAACTGGAGCAGAGCCTCGATTTCCTGACTGGAGCCCTTCCAGGTCTGCCAGAAAGGCATTCTGGCATCCGCATTGTGTTTGAGCATTCCTGGCGTCTGCTTCCCACAGGATTGCAGCAGGCCCTGCTGGACCTGATGGTGTTCCGGGGCAGTTTCGAAAGGGCCTCTGCCCTGAAGGTCACCGGCATCAGCAACCGCGACCTGCTTTCCCTGGTGGACCACTCCCTGGTCAAACGGGTGAGGGGAAGCGACCAGCGTTTTGAGGTGCATGAACTTATAAGGGAATTCGTCGCAGAGAAACAACCTGGGGGCAACGTTCAGACCCAGGTGCGTCGGAACCACGCCCGCTATTTTGTGGGGTTCATCCAGCAGCATGATCCGTATGCTCCCGGGGCCAACCAGCAGTGGGCCCTGCAGAAATTGACCCAGGAGTACGACAACCTCCAGATTGCCCTGCATTCCCTGTATGAGGCCTGTGACACCCGCACACTGCTGTCCCTCCTCACGCCTCTGTGCCTGTTGTGGGTCACCCGCAACATGACCCTGCAGGCTTACGACTGGCTGGGCAGAATCCGGGACATGCCGGGCGTGCAATCCGACCCTGCCCAGTACGCAGAACTGCTGCTGAACTACGGCAACCTGGCCCGTTTTCTCGGAGACTTCTCCACAGCAGAGCCTTACTACCTGGACAGCCTGAGCCGTGCCGAGGAGCATGGCCTGCATCACACAGCTTCTGCTGCCCGCAACAGCCTGGGGGCCATGTACCTGATTCACCGGAGGGTTCAGGAAGCACAGCGGCTGTTTCAGGAGAACCTGCACAGGCTTTCCACCCAGCAGGACGCATGCACCCACCAGCAATCCTTCAGCCGACTGGGGATGGGACATGTGTGCCGCTTTCACGGCGATTTCGGGGCTGCAAAACAGTACTTTCAGGACAGCCTGAGGCTCATCCAGTGCCGTGGGACCCACCATTTCCTGGCTTACGTGTATGAGGGGCTTGGCATTCTCGCCCTGGACCAGGGGGAACTGGAAGACGCCCACCTGTGGATCTCTCGCTGTATAGCTGAAAAAAACCGCATGGACAACAAGTTCGAACTGGCTGTTTCATACTACGATCTGGCGTGCATCGCCAGGGCTCAGGGGAACACCACCGAGGCCCTCACCCACCTGGTGAACAGCATTCAGCTGTCTGTGCATGGAAACCAGTTGCAATCCCTCCCCGCGGCGGTGGAACAGCTTGCGGAGGTGATGGCCCTTCTGCGGTGCCCTCTGGATGCCCTGCAACTGTGGGGTACAGCCTCCGTGCTCAGAAACCGCATTCAGCTTCCATTTGCCCGTCCCTTTCCTGAACGCTCCAGAGCGCTGTACCGCAGCGCCAGAGAAGTGGTGGGTCCTCTGGAAGCCAGCCAGCACGAGGCAGAGGGCAGCAGGTTGACCCTGGTTCAACTGTCTCGACTGGTGACAGACCTGTCCTGCAGGGTTCAGAAGCAGCCTTTGCCTCTGGCAGGTGGGAATGGAACCCAGCGCTGGTCTGTGCACTGATCGGGGAAAGACCTGATCGGCAGCTTCCTGATGGCGCACTGCAGTTCTGGACGCTAGATTGGGTCAGGAGGACCAGCCTTGATTCCTTTTTACAATGCCCCTGCCCTGAACCAGCCACCTGCTGAACTGGTGGTTTATGTCAAGGAGCACACCCTCAAAAAACCCCAGACCCTGCAAATGCTCACCATTGATTTCCCGGATGGGATGCGGGTCAAATACGCCCTGACCAACCAGAAGAACTGGCAAAAAATCACCGAACAATCCAGGTGCCTGAACCCACAGCAGTCTGTTCTGGTGACCCTGATTCCCCGCAAGGAGAGCGCAAGACACTCTGCCATCAGTTACACCCTGCTTTGTGAGGACATCAAAAACCACGTGGTGCTCAGTTTTGCCCAGAGCAGTTCCGGGGGCATCACGGTGAAACAGACCTCCAGTCCAGGTGACAGCATGAAAAAGGCAGCCCTGCTGAAACGCTGAGCTGCCTGCGCCTGCGTGTGTTCCTTACTGTTTGAGTTCTTTGCGTTCCTCTCTGGCCGTGCGGATCAGTGAGAAGATCACTCCACCTGCCAGCAGTCCCAGGGTCACGCTGAGGGAGAGCACAGGGTCCATCTTGCCGAAAATCTGGTTGTAGAAAATCTTGAATCCAATGAACACCAGCACCAGGGCCAGGGCATACTTCAGGTATTCGAAGCGGTTCACCATGGCGGCCAGAGCAAAATACAGTGCCCTCAGGCCCAGAATGGCGAAAATGTTCGAGGTGTACACGATGAAGGGGTCCTGGGTGATGGCGAAAATCGCTGGAATGCTGTCCACTGCGAAGATCACGTCTGCAAACTCGACCATCACCAGGGCCAGGAAAAGGGGTGTGGCATAACGCACGGACTTCTGGGTCACTGGATCTTTCAGGCGAACAAAGAAGTTCTGGCCGTGCAGGGTGGGGGTGACTTTGATGCGCTTGCGAATGAAAGACAGGATCTTGTTGTTCTCGATGTCCTCTTCTTCGTCTTTGCTGAAAAGCATCTTCAAACCTGTGAAGAGCAGGAAAGCCCCGAACACATACAGCACCCAGTCAAAATTGCTGACCAGCGTTGCCCCCAGACCAATCATGATGGCCCTCAGGACAATCACGCCCAGAATGCCCCAGAAGAGCACCCGGTGCTGGTACTTTCTGGGAATCGCCAGTGCAGAAAAAATCAGGGAGATCACAAAAACATTGTCCAGCGAGAGGCTTTTCTCAACGGCGTAGCCCGTGTAGTAAGACAGGGCAGCTTCAGATCCCATCTGCCACCAGATGAAACCACCGTACAGCACAGCAATGGCGATGTAGAACGCCGAGAGTTTCAGGCTCTGGGCCACCCCGATTTCTTCGGTCTGGCGTCTCTTGCTGAGAATGCCAAGGTCAAAGGCCAGCAAGCCCAGCACCAGCACAATGAACATCAGCCAGGTCCACAACGGCTTTCCGAGGTAACTGAGGGTCAGGAGGTCCATCACAACGCGCACTTCCTTTCCGACTGGTGGTCTGCAAAACGACAGAAACCCTGAGCAAACCAAACACAGTCTGCTCAGAGTCTCGCGATTTTCTGGTCCTGACCGGGCACTGTGCGTGCCGTACTGACGATCAACACCACCACCGGAAAGTGGGTGCTACTCCCTCTGAATGGTTTCATGCTAAACAAAAATGATGAGAATCTTCTTTGAACCTGTGCAGGGAAGCCCCTGGATAGTGCTACAGATCACAATAGAAATCATGAACCAAAAGAACTCCACATGAAGGCCGCGTAAGTCAGGCCTCCCAGACCTGCAATTTTCTTCGCCAGTTCAGGGTTGGAAGGGGCCACAAAACAGGCAATGGCCAGAAACACCCACACCAGACTGTGCCCCCAGCGTTGCAGAAAATACCGCAAGCCCACAGCAGGACGGTGGGGAAACACAAACACAAAGACCGTCGCCACCCCCATGCACAGCAAACCCCAGATCCAAAAAGGCACACCAAACAGATTCATTTTTTACCTCTCATGAAGAGTGAAGCCACCAGCAGGGCCAGCAGGGCCAGGCTGGGAACAAGTTCAGGTGACAGGGGCACAAGCAGCACAGCAACCCCCAGCACCACGAGAGCCACACTGAACCCGTACCTGTCCCGGAATGAAGTGAGGTGCTCGGGCACCTGCCATGCAAACCATCCTGCGAGGGAAAAACACACCAGGGTCCAGATCCAATGGGGCAGTCCAAAGAAGTCCATGTCTGAATTCAGGTACGAGGTGATGGGGTTGGGGTTCCCTGAAGGAGGCGTTGATGGGAAGGCGTGCAGAAACAGACAGCCAAAAATATGGAGCAAGACACAGTTGGAGTTTTTCCTGCTTCAAAGAAGTTCCCCCGGTGTGCACCGGGGGAAACCAAAGAGCCTGCGGGTTTTGCGCAGATTGTTATTTTGAAGAGACCACTGGAATTTTGCGCAATTGCAGAGCGTAATAGCTTTTGGCGCCTTCCGTGTTTTTCTGGTTGGAAACTTTCAGGTAATAAAGGCCGCTGCTGGGTGCAGTGTAAACCACTGCACTGTCTGCCATGCCCATTTGCACACCTGTTGCAACCTGCTCCTGTTGTGAATTGTAGATTTCGATCTGTGCAAAAGCCTGTGACCCCAGGTTGGAAGCCAGTGCAGCAAACTGGAAGGTGTCACCAGCATTTATCACAGCACTGTAGATGTCCACATCTGCACCCTTGGTGGGAACAACGGGCCTGTAGTTCTCATTGTCGAAGGTGCCACCCACCACCACTCCTTTTTCCAGCCACTCTTGTGGTGCACCAGAGGTGTTTGTCGCATAAGTGAAGGTGTTGTTGCGGGCATACCCTCCCTGGACATACTCGTACAGGTCAGCTGACATGGTGTAATTGAGCATCACTGCTTTTTCCACTCCAGATGCCACGGTGATGTTCCCGGTGAGGGTGGTGCGCTGTCCGCCAATCCCAAAGAGGTCTGGACCTCCCACATTGACCTGATAGCGTCCAGGTTCCACCCCTGCGAAGACAGCGATGCCCTGGTTGTCCAGAAGCCCGGCACCCGTTTTGGTCAGGTAAGGCAGCCCTTTGTTTTGCCCATCCTGTGGAACCAGGGTTACATCCACTCCGGGCAGACCAAAACGGTCAATCAGCGAGGTGACCCGCACTGCCAGGTAACCCCCGTCCTGTGGGAGGGTGTCTTTGCTGAAGGCCAGGGCTTTTTGCAGGTTCAAGCGACCCTGGGGCTGGTCTTTCATGGGGTCCGTGCTGTTCACCAGGATTTTCTTGACCTGATAAGGGGTGAGTGTGACACCCAGTGCAGCTGCCCTTTCGAGCACCAGGGCTGCTCCCCCTGCCACCACTGGACCGGCCATGGAGGTTCCACCGAAGAGGCCATAACCGTTGTTTGTGCTGCCATAGGTGGTGAGCCCATCTGTCCCAGGAGCGAACAGGTCCACCCGTGGACCAATGTTTGAGAAGTTGGTTTTGGTGTCGGTGTTGGTGCTGGCACCCACCGAGATCACACCAGGGAAGGCCTCAATGCCGTTGTGCAGGTCGCTGTAATCGTTGCCCGCCGAGGCGACCACAACCACATTGTTGGCAAGTGCGTAATCCACGGCATCTTTGAGCAGGGGGCTGTAACCGCCTCCACCCCAGGAGTTGTTGAGGACCTTGGCGCCATGATCCACAGCCCACATCATTCCGAAAGCAATGGCAAAATCATATCCGAATCCCCAGATTTCAGAACCGATACGCACGGGCATGAGGATTGCATCCGGGGCCACACCTGCGCCACCCACCCCGTTGTTCATGCGTTCGGCAATGGTTCCGGCACTGCCGCTGCCGTGGGTGCTGTCGGTGAGTGGATCACTGGGTTGCAGCAAGTTGGGTTTTGTGAAGTCGGTGGTGGTGAAGGCATCAATGCCAGTGACAATTTTTCCATCGGCTTTGAGGTCTTCATGCAGGCGGTTGAAATCCGTGTCCACCACGCCCACAATGATGCCTTTGCCTGTGGCGATGTTCCGCACCTGATTGGCCTTGACGTTGTTCAGCCACCACTGTTTGATGACCAGCGGATCACTGGCAGTGCTTTGTTTTTCAAGGGTGGGTTTGCTGGTCAGGGGTCCAGAAGTGCCCGCAAGGGGCACCCTGGGCATCAGATGCTTTTGAGCGGACTGGGCATATCTCAGCAGGCCAGTGTTGCTGAGGGCACGTGATACTTTGCTGGCAGAAAGGTCCCCAGGCAGGGTCAGCACGGCAAACCGGTTGCTGCTTCGGGCGGGCACCATTCGGGTCGTGAGGGTGGCTCCCAGTGAACGCACCATGACTTCAAAGGCGTTTTCCGTCTGGGCTGTGTAACTGACCACCACCTGGTTGGTGCTGTCCTGGGTGTCCTGGTCTTTGAGCAGGGCTTCACGTGGAGGCAACTGCTGCTGAACCATTCCAGCGAGTGAAGGGTTGCTGTAAACAGACTGCCATGCTTTTTCAGTGTTCTGTTGGGCTTCTGGGGTGACGCTTCCACATGCGGCCAGCGTCAGGGCCAGACTCAGCCCCAGAATGGATTTGGTGGTTTTCATCAATTGCTCCCATCCCCGGTAGAGAAAGTGCTGAGTTTTCCGTCACAAACAGGACCGCCGAAGTTGCACTGACCAAACGGCAGGAAGATGAAACTCCAGTCCTGGGCCACAGAAATGGCGGTGAAGTCCTTGTTGAAGGCTGCAGCAGAAAGGGCAAAGGTGTACGAGTGGTAAGACTGCAGTTTTGGTGCTACGGCTTTCCCGTTTTCATTGAACGGCAGGCTGTAGATGTTGCCAGCACGCTTCAATCCCGGGGTTTTTCCATCATCGGAATACATGTAGTCCGGGCTCCCTTTGCAAAAGGCCATGCCCCAGTAGCATGTGGAGTTCTGCGATGGGTAATCCCAGATGGCGGGATAAAAGTAGCGCACATCACCCACCAGTTTGTCCACCGTCCAGGTCAGGGTGGGATTGACAGACACATTGGTGCTGTGGTTGTCGGGACCCAGTGAAACCACATTGAAAGCGTCCAGAGGGGTGGTGCTGGTGGTTTTGCCATAAGAATTGGTGGTGCTGTTGTAGGCTTCCACCTGATAGTAGGTGGTCTTTCCGGCTTCCAGGGTGGGATCAGAATCCCAGATGGTGCGCTGGTTGCCTGCCACCTGTGTGAGGGGCCTGAACACCTTGTTGTCGTAGCTTTTCCAGATGCGGAAGCCCAGCGGCTCACCACTGAGGTTGTTGTAATTCCAGCGAACCTGCACAAAGAGGTTGGTGTTGGCCGCAGGAGCAGCCATGGGTCCGACAGGGGTGCTCAGGTTGAGATCCGTGGAAACCGTGTAGGCCAGAGCCGAGGCTGTGGGGCCCTCTCCAAGGGGAGTGGTGCTGGGTGCAGACACCACATTCACTGGAATCAACTTCTGGATGCGGTTGCCGTTGAAATCATAGGCCACCACATTGAGCACCGTCAGGCCCTGGGCACCATTGAAAATGGGACCTCCCAGTGCAAAAATTCCGGTGTCCAGTTCAGTGTTTTTCGGATCATTGAAGAAGCGGAGTCCCGGGTCCATGTCGCTGTTGTGGTTGCCAATGGTCACATAAGCAGAAGTGGCACTCAGGGATTCATCTGCAGCTTTCACCTTGACCTGCAGGGCGAAAGGACGGTCGGTGGGGATGACCGTGCCGGGGGTCACATCCACCATGCTGTCTCCGACGGGGGTCTGTACAGCAGTCACCACTGGGGGTTTTGCCACCAGGGCATGAATCGCAATTTTCTGGATCACTTTGAGGGGCACTGCAGTTCCCGATTCTGTGACAATCACCCCTTCAATGCGGGATGCCGCATGGCCCTCCCTGCTGAAGTTCAAATTGTATACACCAGGATTCAGGTCCAGACTGAACTGGCCATTGCTGTCGGTTTCAATCGCGATGTCTGGCAGACCATCAACGGTGATGTGGCTGTCTGACACTGCAGCCCCAGCGTTGCTGGACACCACATTGCCTTCCACTTTGACCGTGCCTGTGCCATTGGCGTCGTAATTGATTTTGAAGGTGCTTTCTTTCTTGTTGCCTGCCTCATCGGTGGCGAGAATGAGCACGGTGTTGCTGCCCACCTGCAAGCCTGTCACTTCGGTGCTGAAGGTTCCATTTGCTGCCACGTTCAATGGCTGTGCAGGTCCAGCATTCAGACTGATGGTGGCAGCTTTGAATTTCACGTCATCGGTGATGGTGCCTTCAAGCAGCAATTTGGTCTTCGTGGTGGTCTGGTTGTTTGGAGTGCTGAATGTGATGGTGGGTGGGGTTTTGTCATTCAAGGACGGATTGTAATTGACCTTGAACTCGAATGTTTTTTCATTGTTCGACCCATCCACCACTTTGAGCAATACGGTATTGACTCCGGATTTCAGGCCAGTGACCTTGACCGTGAAAGCCCCTCCTGTGCCAAGGGTGATGACCTGCACTGCTCCACCATTCAGACTGTAGCTTGCAGATTTGATGCTGCCGTTGTCTTTGATGGTGCCCTGCAAGGTGACAGAATCTGTGCCCAGGGTCTGGTTGTTTTCAGTGACGACTTTAATCTCCGGTGGGGTTGTGTCTTTTGGGACCGAAACTGTTCCGCATGAAGCAAGGAGCAGTACAGCTGTTAAAGACAGACCAAACAGCTTTCCATTCATTTATCACCTCACAAGTCGCTTTCCGCATGAGGTTCGGGTATTCATTCAATTCCCCTGCCACAATGAGGATTATGGTGCTCATTCAACCCCATAAATCAGCTTCTTGTGATGCCAATCATATCTTTTCAGGAAATGCACTGTCAATAAGCAGGATGTCAACTTGATGGGTGAGGTTGTCAAAAGACAATTGACTGATTGTGACAACGAAAAGTTCAATGTACAACAGATGTTTTGACATGATGTTTGTGGTCATTCATGCCTCAATTTCACCTGATAAGAAAGTGCAGGTGAAAGATATAGATAAGTATGCATCAGACAATTGATGCTTCACCAAACCCTATTCGGCCTGTTTCATCCTCTTTCCCATTGTGATTGCCATTGAACAATAAAGTCCAGATTCCATTACACGACTGCCAGGAAAACTGCACAATCCCACAGCCGACTGATGTCTCACAACCACTTTAACAGCAAACGATGAACACGTCTGTGCTCAATGCTGAACCAGCAGCCCAGCCACCTCCTGCATGGTCCCACCTCCTGCATGGTCCCACCTCCTGCATGGTCCCACCTCCTGTGC is drawn from Deinococcus cellulosilyticus NBRC 106333 = KACC 11606 and contains these coding sequences:
- a CDS encoding amidohydrolase, translating into MSTLYRNANIWGSEATSILVRDGTIEAIGWEGAADQVIDLQGAHLLPGFNDAHVHIWKVGQLRTTTLDLRGIQTLPDLFDLIRDRLQTLKPGEWLYARGWNEANLQEKRPPLRTELDQIAPENPILLTRTCAHIHAANSLAFELAGIHAETPSPPGGEVHFEKGLLLETALGLIQKAMPRPTVQDYERWVLAGCEHLRDQGCTHATDPAVDPPLLQAYINLAERGELPIRVNVLYIRRPDGGKETYPLPEPHEHPYLRVKSVKFFADGGLSGATAALSVPYQNTPEPSQGVLRFDTDELYELMLEAHLAGFQIGTHAIGDRTLTQVLGIYQRLYTEHPSNVRHRIEHFGLPDPQHLNLAHELGIIVVPQAIFLRELRVNFERYLPESFKARCYNLRQMLDAGLTVALSSDGPVVKELRVLEGIQAAIHEGIRPENNLTLEEAVEAYTLGGAKAQQQEHLYGDLTPGKKADFVLLSHSPDDPQARILRTILAEEHPS
- a CDS encoding NAD-dependent succinate-semialdehyde dehydrogenase, with the protein product MTTQVLDYPTQAYINGQWTSTGRTFTITNPATAEKLFEVTDCGAPQAEAALQAALEAQKTWRKVNPFERGRIIAKWAALMHENSEKLARIMTLEMGKPIIETRGEVKYAASFAEWYAEEGKRYAGEMLHMPFDHKRAMVRYDPVGVCYAVTPWNFPAGMVTRKVAPALAAGCVMVLKPAEQSPVTALYLAELWEQAGGPEGTFQVLPSLDPVPVSKPFIDSADCRKITFTGSTEVGRILFTQAAQTLKRISFELGGHAPFIIFPDADLDLAVKEVMLAKYRNAGQTCVCVNRLYVHEDIAEAFTAKLVEKVKTLKVGNPIEQTTSIGPLVEEQGLRKVERHVQDAVEKGATLDFGGESLGGLFYSPTVLSNVTSDMLIMNEETFGPVAAITTFKTTEEAIELANNTPFGLAAYLWTKDIATGFKVSEALEYGIVGVNDGVPSAASPHVPFGGMKFSGVGREGGHWGLMEYLEPKLVSYGLYD
- a CDS encoding phospholipase A2 yields the protein MNLKMILPAALLTLTLAACSSTQVPGADIQSGISAEDQALLQELEANQPEVAQSFREALKQSAEADGQIAIEPQNALMVSIALGSMSNYNSYYSRRGSYPQFNWGRDGCSAPGWVSTIFGDANSRFRNACNQHDFGYRNYRKFGMANEWNRLKIDSKFYSNMLSICSSNYAWYNPLRYACNKSAEAYHAAVRAAGWYHYY
- a CDS encoding AfsR/SARP family transcriptional regulator, with translation MKRSRKPDMQICCLGLPVLIQGSRSHPLPNERSLWFLTYLAAQEGWVMREELARVLWPDAESSVGRTRLRQLILRIKDQDLAPQLEIEPHRLRWNSGCDLHVFREAYQREDWEMVNQIYRGALLMGCSTEASDEFTAWLDLERFKLQTQWRQAAHQHALVLQKQGQVQQAQVVLERILDSDPLAEDVLCDYLRMATHNGHADAATSRYRHFVRELQEQLQMKPRQETQDLFALLRQELPQEGTEKPALERSAPMQMTSSLMGRTQELQEILTQLSQAQVRLVSLTGVGGAGKTRLALEVARQFPMPSLFVSLVGHPTEESILPRLAQELGVTLTSLQQGSEQVQRALSGKQLLVILDNAEQVLEHTREGVNVLLQCPDVKVLVTSRICLGLPGEHVHALGGLDAGELEAEVSPALQLLMEAANKVMPQNQWTEEERDAARQICNRVQGLPLGLELAGAWRRLLGWTEIRDELEQSLDFLTGALPGLPERHSGIRIVFEHSWRLLPTGLQQALLDLMVFRGSFERASALKVTGISNRDLLSLVDHSLVKRVRGSDQRFEVHELIREFVAEKQPGGNVQTQVRRNHARYFVGFIQQHDPYAPGANQQWALQKLTQEYDNLQIALHSLYEACDTRTLLSLLTPLCLLWVTRNMTLQAYDWLGRIRDMPGVQSDPAQYAELLLNYGNLARFLGDFSTAEPYYLDSLSRAEEHGLHHTASAARNSLGAMYLIHRRVQEAQRLFQENLHRLSTQQDACTHQQSFSRLGMGHVCRFHGDFGAAKQYFQDSLRLIQCRGTHHFLAYVYEGLGILALDQGELEDAHLWISRCIAEKNRMDNKFELAVSYYDLACIARAQGNTTEALTHLVNSIQLSVHGNQLQSLPAAVEQLAEVMALLRCPLDALQLWGTASVLRNRIQLPFARPFPERSRALYRSAREVVGPLEASQHEAEGSRLTLVQLSRLVTDLSCRVQKQPLPLAGGNGTQRWSVH